A genomic segment from Nodularia sphaerocarpa UHCC 0038 encodes:
- a CDS encoding phycobilisome rod-core linker polypeptide: MSIKASGGSSVARPQLYQTLPVATISQAEQQDRFLGNGELSELASYFASGAKRLEIAQMLTDNSEIIVSRAANRIFVGGSPMAFLEKPQERELAMAGAVATSEGSVTEGMKLGTVTYVESRGGFLENLRSIFNSSPGGPTPPGFRPINVARYGPSNMAKSLRDLSWFLRYATYAIVAGDPNIISVNTRGLREIIENACSTEATVVALQEIKSASLSYFRKDTVATEIVSQYMDVLLNEFKAPTPSNIVRQRPSGDQQGLQLPQIYSVAAERRPKFAMKPGLSASEKIEVVKAAYRQLFERDITRAYSLSISDLESKVKNGDISMKEFVRRLAKSPLYQKQFYQPFINSRVIELAFRHILGRGPSSREEVQKYFAIISNGGLPALVDALVDSNEYGDYFGEETVPYIRGLGQEAQECRNWGPQQDLFKFSAPFRKVPQFITTFAAYDRPLPDQHPYGSGNDPLEIQFGAIFPKETRNPSSSPAPFGKDTRRILIHQGPGINNQLSNPKARGEFPGSLGPKVFRLDQVPSTLSRKGGKGVSVKFSESSTQAVIRAIYLQVFGRDVYEGQRLKVAEIKLENGEITVREFVRILAKSDLFRKMYWTSLYVCKAIEYIHRRLLGRPTYGRQENNKYFDIASKKGFYAVVDAILDTPEYSEAFGEDTVPYERYLTPAGVSLRQLRVGSIREDVGTGKVEKVETPRFVELGTVTENRTEPDIQFRINQGVTKQREQSKVFKLVANTSNKVAVNTLISAAYRQIFERDVAPYIIKNEFSALESKLGNGEISVKEFIAGLGYSSLYLKEFYTPYPNTKVIEMGTKHFLGRAPIDQAEIRKYNQILATQGIRAFITAMVESVEYSQAFGEDTVPYRRFPTLPAANFPNTQKLYNQLTKQNKDVVVPSFETVKPRMNSANMPILAKAIADLAAQAKAMDKTKPLFIELGRSFNDGRGQSVEVGVGTSRRKPARIHRMTLGANQAEKQLVINAAYCQVLDIFSGQVPQDFRRSNLDSKLRNGEISVREFVRELASSEIYRKRFYTPYPNTKVIEFLFRHILGRAPATQGEIRQYNKLLADSGLRAAVEAIVDSAEYARFFGEDVVPYPRYPSLPAGNYLGSVQAAADLVKQSWSSLSPAVLTGRPSDR, from the coding sequence ATGAGCATTAAGGCAAGTGGTGGAAGCTCCGTTGCACGTCCGCAACTATATCAAACTCTGCCGGTGGCGACGATTTCTCAAGCCGAGCAGCAAGACCGCTTTTTGGGAAACGGTGAACTCAGCGAACTAGCAAGCTATTTTGCCTCTGGCGCAAAGCGTCTGGAAATTGCTCAGATGCTGACGGATAATTCCGAGATCATCGTTTCTCGCGCTGCTAACCGGATTTTTGTCGGTGGTTCTCCTATGGCTTTCTTAGAAAAGCCTCAAGAACGAGAACTAGCAATGGCTGGGGCGGTTGCTACATCTGAGGGAAGTGTCACAGAAGGGATGAAACTCGGAACTGTCACCTACGTTGAAAGTCGTGGTGGTTTCCTAGAAAATTTACGGTCAATCTTTAACTCGTCTCCAGGCGGTCCCACACCTCCAGGTTTTAGACCCATCAACGTCGCCCGTTATGGCCCTAGCAACATGGCCAAGAGCTTACGGGATTTATCCTGGTTCTTGCGTTATGCGACTTATGCGATTGTCGCTGGAGACCCCAATATTATCAGTGTAAATACACGGGGTTTGCGGGAAATCATTGAAAATGCTTGTTCTACTGAAGCAACTGTGGTCGCTTTGCAGGAAATCAAATCAGCATCACTTTCCTACTTCCGCAAGGATACTGTGGCTACAGAAATTGTGTCTCAGTACATGGATGTTTTGCTCAATGAGTTCAAAGCACCCACACCTTCTAATATTGTTCGTCAGCGTCCTTCTGGCGACCAACAAGGGCTACAACTGCCACAAATTTACTCTGTAGCAGCAGAACGTCGTCCTAAGTTTGCCATGAAGCCTGGTTTGTCAGCCAGTGAAAAAATTGAGGTTGTGAAAGCAGCCTATCGCCAACTTTTTGAGCGCGACATTACCCGTGCTTATAGCTTGTCGATTTCTGACTTGGAATCTAAGGTGAAAAATGGCGATATCTCCATGAAGGAGTTTGTTCGCCGTCTCGCTAAATCTCCCCTTTACCAAAAACAGTTTTATCAGCCTTTTATCAACAGCCGAGTTATTGAACTCGCTTTCCGTCACATTTTAGGACGGGGACCAAGTAGCCGGGAAGAAGTGCAAAAATACTTTGCGATTATTTCTAACGGCGGTCTACCAGCTTTGGTTGATGCTTTGGTTGATTCTAACGAATACGGCGATTACTTTGGTGAAGAAACAGTTCCCTACATCCGGGGTCTGGGTCAAGAAGCCCAAGAGTGTCGTAACTGGGGACCACAGCAAGACCTGTTTAAATTCAGTGCGCCTTTCCGCAAAGTACCTCAGTTTATTACGACTTTTGCGGCTTACGATCGCCCACTCCCAGACCAACATCCTTACGGTTCTGGTAATGACCCCTTAGAAATTCAATTTGGGGCGATTTTCCCGAAAGAAACTCGCAACCCCAGCAGCAGTCCGGCTCCTTTTGGTAAGGATACCCGCCGGATCTTGATTCACCAAGGGCCTGGTATTAATAACCAATTGAGTAATCCCAAAGCACGGGGTGAATTCCCTGGTTCTTTAGGTCCCAAAGTGTTCCGATTGGATCAGGTTCCTTCGACTCTCAGCCGCAAGGGTGGTAAGGGTGTCAGCGTTAAGTTCTCAGAAAGTTCTACCCAAGCGGTAATTAGAGCGATTTACCTGCAAGTCTTTGGTCGTGACGTTTACGAAGGTCAACGCCTGAAGGTGGCAGAAATTAAGCTGGAAAACGGCGAAATTACTGTCCGCGAGTTTGTCCGCATTTTGGCGAAGTCGGATTTATTCCGCAAGATGTACTGGACATCGCTGTATGTTTGTAAGGCGATTGAGTATATTCACCGTCGCTTGTTGGGTCGTCCTACCTACGGTCGTCAAGAAAACAACAAGTACTTTGATATTGCTTCTAAGAAGGGTTTCTATGCAGTTGTAGATGCCATTCTAGATACCCCAGAGTACAGCGAGGCATTTGGTGAGGATACAGTACCTTACGAACGGTATTTGACTCCGGCTGGTGTGTCGTTGCGTCAATTGCGCGTTGGTAGTATTCGCGAAGATGTCGGGACTGGGAAGGTTGAAAAAGTTGAAACACCTCGCTTTGTGGAACTGGGTACGGTAACAGAAAACCGCACCGAACCTGATATCCAATTCCGGATTAATCAAGGTGTTACCAAGCAGCGCGAACAAAGCAAAGTCTTTAAGCTGGTAGCAAATACTAGCAATAAAGTTGCTGTGAATACTTTGATTAGTGCTGCTTATCGTCAAATTTTTGAGCGTGATGTTGCACCTTACATCATCAAGAATGAGTTTTCAGCTTTAGAAAGTAAGCTGGGTAACGGCGAAATCAGTGTGAAGGAATTTATTGCTGGTTTGGGTTACTCCAGTCTTTACCTGAAGGAGTTCTATACACCCTATCCCAACACTAAGGTGATTGAGATGGGAACTAAGCATTTCTTGGGACGTGCGCCGATAGACCAAGCTGAAATCCGTAAGTATAACCAGATTTTGGCTACTCAAGGGATTCGCGCCTTTATTACTGCGATGGTGGAAAGTGTTGAATATAGCCAAGCTTTCGGTGAAGATACGGTTCCTTATCGTCGCTTCCCCACTCTACCTGCGGCTAATTTCCCCAATACTCAAAAGCTTTACAACCAACTGACGAAGCAAAATAAAGATGTGGTTGTGCCGAGCTTTGAGACTGTGAAGCCCCGCATGAACTCAGCGAATATGCCTATTTTAGCGAAGGCGATCGCCGATTTGGCAGCCCAAGCCAAGGCAATGGATAAGACCAAGCCATTGTTTATTGAGTTGGGTCGTTCTTTCAATGATGGTCGCGGTCAGTCTGTGGAAGTGGGTGTCGGTACAAGTCGCCGCAAACCTGCACGAATTCACCGCATGACTTTAGGTGCAAATCAAGCAGAGAAGCAACTGGTAATTAATGCTGCTTACTGTCAAGTGTTAGATATCTTTAGCGGTCAAGTTCCCCAAGACTTCCGCCGTTCTAACTTAGACAGCAAACTGCGGAACGGAGAAATCTCTGTGCGGGAGTTTGTTAGAGAGTTGGCTAGTTCTGAAATCTACCGCAAACGGTTCTATACGCCTTATCCCAACACCAAGGTGATTGAATTCCTATTCCGTCACATATTGGGACGCGCACCAGCCACACAAGGCGAAATCCGCCAATATAACAAGTTGCTGGCTGATAGCGGTTTAAGGGCTGCTGTAGAGGCAATTGTGGATAGTGCAGAGTACGCTCGCTTCTTTGGTGAAGATGTCGTACCTTATCCTCGCTATCCTTCACTACCTGCTGGTAACTACCTTGGTAGTGTGCAAGCGGCTGCTGACTTGGTGAAACAATCCTGGTCTAGTTTGTCACCTGCTGTACTGACAGGTCGCCCAAGCGATCGCTAG
- a CDS encoding Imm30 family immunity protein yields the protein MNQNDFLAILTENCLMRTKAEITEFENTLTEIANHPDDDNLSAYHLILNDQCEQPEVMFSLIHFLESFDVEKQIAAFIKVVPQLMITSPEWTRIIHNRILNDEVACEAYQKLLHSANLTSPHFVYHLLEESIVNQLKIKDASLRGYLKSSLL from the coding sequence ATGAATCAAAATGATTTCCTGGCAATTCTAACAGAAAATTGTTTAATGCGAACAAAAGCAGAAATTACCGAATTTGAAAATACTTTAACTGAAATTGCTAATCATCCAGATGACGATAATTTATCTGCATATCATCTAATTTTAAATGATCAATGTGAACAGCCAGAAGTTATGTTTAGCTTAATTCATTTTCTGGAATCTTTTGATGTAGAAAAACAAATTGCAGCATTTATTAAAGTTGTACCCCAATTAATGATAACTTCACCAGAATGGACAAGAATCATTCATAACCGGATTTTAAATGATGAAGTAGCTTGTGAAGCTTATCAAAAACTATTACATTCAGCTAATTTGACAAGTCCTCATTTTGTCTATCATCTTTTGGAGGAAAGCATTGTAAATCAACTGAAAATTAAGGATGCTTCTTTAAGAGGGTATTTGAAAAGTAGTTTGCTGTGA
- a CDS encoding eIF2A-related protein, producing MTRLICGSTGKSITLVGEPLADSGEGKVWRTNENGYLAKIYHSPTPERVQKLAVMTAHPPTEPNSHLNHISFAWPKSSLKNAQGDCVGFLMPEIKGAKELVDIYNPQRRKRLKLQVDWRFLHRTAQNIASIIAALHNSGYVLGDIKQQNILVNNQALPSIIDTDSFQVRHPQNGKVYRCLVGSEGYTPPELIGKDFSNIDQTEIHDRFRLAVIIYQLLFGGQSPFGGKWIGAGETPEMDELIRQGLWLYAVNSPFQPVERTIPIEIVHPDIQRCFLRCFNDGHKNPNLRPTAREWLAALKVASNSLMPCERIDGHYYSQNYGKCYWCDRSTKLGVDIFPGVVRPKPSVVVKSTSQPQVINTNQNLKNSTTGNLLQTLTGHSHLVWSVAFSPDGQTLASGSDDKTIKLWDVNSGNLRRTLTGHSHLVWSVAFRPDGQTLASGSTDNTIKLWDVNSGNLRRTLTGHSHSVFSVTFSPDGQTLTTGSDDETIKLWDVNTGKLRRTLTGHSHSVTSVAFSPDGQTLASGGFDNTIKLWNVNTGNLCRTLTGHSHSVTSVAFSPDGQTLASGSFDNTIKLWNVNTGNLCRTLTGHSHSVTSVAFSPDGQTLASGSFDNTIKLWNVNTGNLCRTLTGHSHWVWSVAFSPDGQTLASGSSDNTIKIWQIAASLTTSFSVKPTQSQVSPLPVYRPQSQPVKTPAPQTRSSVPITNLPRGIFLEKTLTGHSRSVRSVAFSNHATTLASGSYDNTIKLWDVNTGKLRHTLTGHSNWVKSVAFSPDGKTLASGSYDNTIKLWDVNTGKLRHTLTGHSNWVKSVAFSPDGKTLASGSYDNTIKLWDLTTGKLRHTLTGYTASVNSVAFSPDTQTLASGSDEKTIKLWDLSTQKLFYLWNVTTGKLRHTLIGHSSYVKSVAFSPNGRTLASGSWDNTIKLWDLTTGKVRHTLTGHSGSVYSVAFSQDGQILASGSDDKTIKLWDATTGKLHQTLTEHSQLVESVAFSPDGQTLASGSKDRTIKIWRLK from the coding sequence ATGACGCGTCTCATTTGTGGTAGTACGGGTAAATCAATCACTCTTGTGGGTGAACCTCTGGCTGATAGTGGTGAAGGTAAGGTTTGGCGAACTAATGAGAATGGTTATTTAGCCAAAATTTACCACTCGCCCACACCTGAAAGAGTGCAGAAATTAGCGGTGATGACAGCACACCCACCCACAGAGCCAAATTCCCACCTCAATCATATTTCTTTTGCTTGGCCTAAGTCATCGCTGAAAAATGCTCAAGGTGATTGTGTGGGCTTTTTGATGCCAGAAATTAAGGGTGCAAAAGAACTAGTTGATATATATAATCCCCAACGTCGCAAGAGGTTAAAACTTCAGGTTGATTGGCGTTTTCTGCACAGAACAGCACAGAATATCGCCTCAATTATTGCTGCACTTCATAATTCTGGTTATGTCTTGGGTGACATCAAGCAGCAAAATATTCTGGTTAATAATCAAGCTCTACCTTCAATTATTGATACAGATTCTTTTCAGGTTCGTCATCCCCAAAATGGTAAAGTTTATCGTTGTTTGGTAGGTTCTGAGGGATATACACCACCGGAACTGATTGGTAAAGACTTTTCTAATATTGACCAAACGGAAATACATGACCGTTTTCGGTTAGCAGTAATTATCTATCAATTATTATTTGGTGGTCAAAGTCCTTTTGGGGGAAAGTGGATAGGTGCGGGGGAAACTCCAGAAATGGATGAACTTATCCGTCAGGGTTTATGGCTGTATGCAGTAAACAGTCCGTTTCAACCTGTGGAGAGAACAATTCCGATTGAAATTGTACATCCAGATATTCAGCGATGTTTTCTGAGATGCTTTAATGATGGGCATAAAAATCCTAATTTACGCCCTACGGCTAGGGAGTGGTTAGCGGCGTTAAAAGTGGCTAGTAATAGTCTGATGCCATGTGAAAGGATAGATGGTCACTACTATAGCCAAAATTATGGTAAATGCTATTGGTGCGATCGCTCTACAAAACTTGGTGTTGATATATTCCCTGGAGTTGTGAGACCAAAACCATCTGTGGTTGTGAAATCAACATCACAGCCGCAAGTCATTAACACAAATCAAAATCTAAAAAATTCTACTACAGGAAACCTACTCCAAACCCTCACAGGGCATTCTCACTTGGTTTGGTCTGTAGCATTCAGCCCAGATGGTCAAACCCTTGCTAGTGGGAGTGATGACAAGACTATCAAACTGTGGGATGTGAATTCAGGCAACCTCCGGCGCACCCTCACAGGGCATTCTCACTTGGTTTGGTCTGTAGCATTCAGACCGGATGGTCAAACCCTGGCTAGTGGGAGTACTGACAATACTATCAAGCTGTGGGATGTGAATTCAGGCAACCTCCGCCGCACCCTCACAGGGCATTCTCACTCGGTTTTTTCTGTAACATTCAGCCCGGATGGTCAAACCCTGACTACTGGGAGTGATGACGAGACTATCAAACTGTGGGATGTGAATACAGGTAAGCTCCGTCGCACCCTCACCGGGCATTCTCACTCGGTTACGTCTGTAGCATTTAGCCCGGATGGTCAAACCCTTGCTAGTGGGGGTTTTGACAATACTATCAAGCTGTGGAATGTCAATACAGGTAACCTCTGCCGCACCCTCACCGGGCATTCTCACTCGGTTACGTCTGTAGCATTTAGCCCCGATGGTCAAACCCTTGCTAGTGGGAGTTTTGACAATACTATCAAGCTGTGGAATGTCAATACAGGTAACCTCTGCCGCACCCTCACCGGGCATTCTCACTCGGTTACGTCTGTAGCATTTAGCCCCGATGGTCAAACCCTTGCTAGTGGGAGTTTTGACAATACTATCAAGCTGTGGAATGTCAATACAGGTAACCTCTGTCGCACCCTCACCGGGCATTCTCACTGGGTTTGGTCTGTAGCGTTTAGCCCCGATGGTCAAACATTGGCTAGTGGGAGTAGTGACAATACTATTAAGATTTGGCAAATTGCAGCATCTCTTACTACTTCATTTTCAGTCAAGCCAACTCAATCTCAAGTTTCGCCACTACCAGTTTATCGACCCCAGAGCCAACCTGTAAAAACTCCAGCGCCTCAAACACGGTCATCAGTACCTATTACAAATTTACCCCGTGGCATCTTCTTAGAAAAAACACTTACAGGGCATTCCCGCTCAGTTAGGTCTGTAGCATTTAGCAACCATGCTACAACCCTTGCCAGTGGGAGTTATGACAATACTATTAAACTATGGGATGTAAATACAGGCAAGCTACGCCACACCCTCACCGGGCATTCCAACTGGGTGAAGTCTGTAGCATTTAGTCCTGATGGTAAAACCCTTGCTAGTGGTAGTTATGACAACACTATCAAACTGTGGGATGTAAATACAGGCAAGTTACGCCACACCCTCACCGGGCATTCCAACTGGGTGAAGTCTGTAGCATTTAGTCCTGATGGTAAAACCCTTGCTAGTGGTAGTTATGACAACACTATCAAACTGTGGGATTTAACCACAGGTAAACTACGCCACACTCTCACAGGTTATACTGCTTCGGTTAATTCTGTAGCATTCAGCCCTGATACTCAAACTCTGGCTAGTGGGAGTGATGAAAAGACTATCAAACTGTGGGATCTGAGTACGCAGAAGCTATTTTATCTGTGGAATGTGACTACAGGTAAGCTACGCCACACTCTCATAGGGCATTCTAGCTATGTTAAGTCTGTAGCATTTAGTCCTAATGGTCGAACCCTGGCTAGTGGGAGTTGGGACAACACTATCAAACTGTGGGATTTGACTACAGGTAAGGTACGCCATACCCTTACCGGGCATTCCGGCTCGGTTTATTCTGTAGCATTTAGCCAAGATGGTCAAATCCTGGCTAGTGGGAGTGATGACAAGACTATCAAACTGTGGGATGCGACTACAGGTAAGCTACACCAAACTTTAACAGAGCATTCCCAGTTAGTTGAGTCTGTAGCATTTAGTCCTGATGGTCAAACCCTGGCTAGTGGGAGTAAAGACAGGACTATCAAAATATGGCGGTTAAAGTAG
- a CDS encoding PP2C family serine/threonine-protein phosphatase — protein MGWKAIARYDVGTSHQSQELPCQDYGDYGIFQDVIVGVVADGAGSAKYSDVGSKLAVKTVIDWFENINQISDQQGFSQPLSQKETENVFAEIVKEVIVQLRQLADEKDYAFNDLACTLLVFIATPHWLGAMQIGDGFIVVRPQDSEDYQLLFQPDKGEFANETTFITSRDALKEMQVKVISEPQKFICASTDGLEKLAIRISVWKPFSPFFKPFEEYLEETANPEDEAEYLVNFLKSERLNARTDDDKTLLLCLWENN, from the coding sequence GTGGGTTGGAAAGCAATTGCTCGGTATGACGTGGGAACGAGTCATCAAAGCCAAGAATTACCTTGTCAAGACTACGGGGATTATGGCATCTTTCAGGATGTGATTGTGGGAGTGGTTGCTGATGGTGCTGGTAGTGCTAAATATTCTGATGTGGGTTCTAAATTAGCGGTAAAAACTGTAATTGATTGGTTTGAAAACATTAATCAAATTTCTGATCAACAAGGATTTTCTCAGCCACTTTCCCAAAAAGAAACTGAGAATGTTTTTGCTGAAATTGTCAAAGAAGTAATTGTACAGTTACGCCAATTAGCAGATGAAAAAGATTATGCTTTCAATGATTTAGCTTGTACACTCTTGGTTTTTATAGCTACTCCCCATTGGCTGGGTGCTATGCAAATTGGGGATGGATTTATAGTGGTGCGTCCCCAAGACTCAGAAGATTATCAATTGTTATTCCAGCCAGATAAAGGTGAGTTTGCTAATGAAACCACTTTTATTACTTCCAGAGATGCACTAAAGGAAATGCAGGTAAAGGTGATTTCAGAGCCGCAAAAATTTATTTGTGCTTCTACTGATGGACTGGAAAAATTAGCAATTCGCATCAGTGTTTGGAAACCTTTTTCACCATTCTTTAAGCCTTTTGAAGAATACTTAGAAGAAACAGCTAATCCAGAGGATGAAGCGGAATATCTCGTTAACTTCCTCAAATCGGAACGGCTAAATGCTCGCACTGACGATGATAAAACTTTGCTGTTGTGTCTTTGGGAAAACAATTAA
- a CDS encoding vWA domain-containing protein, translating into MPVGLPEFVENPETRCPVILLLDVSGSMSGQPIQELNRGLAAFKEDVVKDSQAALSVEVAIVSFGPVRLTQDFVTIENFTPPELKPDGLTPMGEAIEYALDLLESRKTAYKDNGILYYRPWVFLITDGAPTDDWAYAAQRVKEAEASRRLCFFAVGVQGADFDTLKQIAPERPPVMLNGLDFRSLFVWLSTSMKRVSSGKVGEAVALPAVGWGQITT; encoded by the coding sequence ATGCCAGTAGGACTGCCTGAATTCGTTGAAAATCCGGAAACTCGTTGCCCAGTGATTCTATTGCTAGATGTATCTGGCTCTATGTCAGGACAGCCCATTCAAGAGTTAAATCGCGGGTTGGCTGCTTTCAAAGAAGATGTAGTAAAAGATTCCCAAGCAGCACTGAGCGTAGAAGTGGCTATTGTCTCATTTGGCCCTGTGCGACTCACACAAGACTTTGTAACTATTGAAAATTTTACACCACCGGAATTAAAACCTGATGGTTTAACGCCAATGGGTGAAGCAATTGAGTATGCTTTGGACTTATTGGAAAGTCGGAAGACAGCATACAAAGACAATGGCATTTTATATTATCGTCCTTGGGTATTTCTGATTACAGATGGAGCGCCTACAGATGACTGGGCGTATGCGGCGCAACGGGTTAAGGAAGCGGAAGCAAGTCGCAGATTATGTTTTTTTGCCGTAGGCGTACAGGGTGCTGATTTTGACACACTCAAACAAATTGCCCCAGAGCGTCCCCCAGTCATGCTGAATGGTTTAGACTTTCGCTCACTGTTTGTTTGGCTTTCCACCTCCATGAAACGGGTTTCTAGTGGAAAAGTTGGGGAAGCTGTAGCATTACCTGCTGTGGGATGGGGACAAATTACCACTTAG
- a CDS encoding class I SAM-dependent methyltransferase — translation MSDSQTVSAAVAKLYDTYPFPPEPLLDEAPPGYNWRWNWLAAYNFCTGRKPPKQDIRILDAGCGSGVSTEYLVHLNPQAQVLGIDLSAGTLEVAKERCQRSGADRVEFHHLSLYDVEQLPGEFDLINCVGVLHHLPDPIRGIQALAKKLAPGGLMHIFVYGELGRWEIQLMQKAIALLQGDKKGDYRDGVQVGRKLFSSLPENNRIVKRDKELWSLENHKDECFADMYVHPQEIDYNIDTLFELIDASGLEFINFSNPDSWQLERLLAKAPELIARADELSDRQRYRLIELLNPEVTHYELFLGRLPLIKSNWSEDKVLLQAIPELNPCIDGFPSQCLFNYNYQIVNLSEIELQFLQKCDGYLTVAEILATLQIDLNQIRSLLEQQIILLSPS, via the coding sequence ATGTCAGACTCCCAAACTGTTAGTGCTGCTGTTGCGAAACTCTACGACACCTATCCATTTCCGCCAGAACCTCTACTAGATGAAGCCCCTCCTGGGTACAATTGGCGCTGGAATTGGTTAGCTGCTTACAATTTCTGCACTGGACGCAAACCACCAAAGCAAGATATCCGCATTTTAGATGCTGGTTGTGGTTCCGGTGTCAGTACGGAATATTTGGTACATCTCAACCCCCAAGCCCAGGTGCTAGGAATTGATTTAAGTGCGGGAACTTTGGAGGTAGCCAAAGAACGCTGTCAACGTTCGGGTGCTGATAGAGTGGAGTTTCATCACCTGAGTTTGTACGATGTGGAACAGTTACCCGGTGAGTTTGATTTAATTAACTGCGTGGGTGTGTTGCATCACTTACCTGACCCTATCCGTGGTATTCAAGCCTTAGCCAAGAAGTTAGCCCCTGGTGGACTAATGCACATTTTTGTCTATGGCGAACTGGGACGCTGGGAAATTCAACTCATGCAAAAGGCGATCGCACTTCTCCAAGGTGACAAAAAAGGCGATTATCGTGATGGGGTACAAGTCGGACGAAAACTATTCTCTTCTTTACCAGAAAATAACCGCATTGTCAAGCGAGATAAAGAACTTTGGTCTTTAGAAAACCATAAGGATGAATGCTTTGCGGATATGTACGTGCATCCCCAGGAAATTGACTACAACATTGATACGCTGTTTGAATTAATTGATGCTTCTGGTTTGGAATTTATTAATTTTTCTAATCCTGATTCTTGGCAGTTAGAAAGACTTTTGGCGAAAGCACCAGAGTTAATTGCACGGGCGGATGAATTGAGCGATCGCCAGCGCTACCGCCTGATAGAATTACTAAACCCCGAAGTCACCCATTATGAGTTGTTCCTCGGTCGTCTTCCCCTGATTAAGTCCAACTGGTCAGAAGATAAAGTCCTATTACAAGCCATTCCAGAATTGAACCCTTGTATTGATGGTTTTCCCAGCCAATGTCTATTTAATTACAATTACCAAATAGTTAATTTATCAGAAATAGAGTTGCAATTTTTACAAAAATGTGATGGATATTTAACCGTAGCAGAGATTTTGGCAACGCTGCAAATCGACTTAAATCAAATCAGGTCACTCCTCGAACAGCAGATAATTTTATTGTCACCGAGTTAA
- a CDS encoding ATP synthase subunit I, translated as MSLSEDSIDPTPTTQQETQSGSEDTEPVNASMQEFYQLYQELLIITLALTVTVFISVWIAYSLNIALNYLLGACAGVLYLRLLAKDVERLGREKQALSKTRLALLVALIFLASRWNQLQILPIFLGFLTYKATLIFYVIRMAFVSD; from the coding sequence GTGAGCTTGTCAGAAGATTCAATCGACCCCACTCCGACAACACAACAAGAAACTCAATCTGGTTCTGAAGACACAGAACCAGTTAACGCCTCCATGCAGGAGTTCTATCAACTCTACCAGGAGTTGTTGATAATTACACTTGCCTTAACAGTGACTGTTTTTATCTCTGTGTGGATTGCTTACTCGCTGAACATTGCCCTAAATTATCTATTAGGGGCGTGTGCAGGTGTGCTTTACTTGAGGCTGTTGGCAAAAGATGTTGAGCGTTTAGGTAGAGAAAAACAGGCGCTGAGTAAAACCCGGTTAGCCTTATTAGTAGCTCTGATTTTCCTAGCATCGCGGTGGAATCAACTACAAATATTACCCATATTTTTGGGATTTCTCACATACAAAGCCACACTCATCTTCTACGTAATTAGGATGGCTTTTGTCTCTGACTAG
- the atpB gene encoding F0F1 ATP synthase subunit A, giving the protein MLNFLNFYSLPLAELEVGKHLYWQIGNLKLHGQVFLTSWFVIGVLVLVSLAASSNIKRIPSGLQNLMEYALEFIRDLAKNQIGEKEYRPWVPFVGTLFLFIFVSNWSGALVPFKLIHLPEGELTAPTSDINTTVALALLTSLAYFYAGFSKKGLGYFGNYVQPVSFMLPFKIIEDFTKPLSLSFRLFGNILADELVVGVLVLLVPLFVPLPVMALGLFTSAIQALIFATLAAAYIGEAMEDHGEEHHE; this is encoded by the coding sequence ATGCTGAATTTTCTGAACTTCTACTCTCTTCCACTTGCTGAATTGGAAGTGGGTAAACATCTGTACTGGCAAATAGGCAACTTGAAGCTACACGGTCAGGTGTTTCTCACGTCCTGGTTTGTTATTGGTGTGCTAGTGCTAGTTTCCTTAGCCGCAAGCAGTAACATCAAAAGAATTCCCAGTGGTTTACAGAACCTCATGGAATACGCCCTGGAATTCATTCGGGATTTGGCTAAAAACCAAATTGGCGAAAAAGAATATCGCCCTTGGGTGCCTTTTGTTGGCACTTTGTTTTTGTTCATTTTTGTGTCAAATTGGTCAGGGGCGCTGGTTCCTTTCAAGCTGATACATTTACCAGAAGGTGAACTAACAGCACCTACAAGCGACATCAATACAACAGTTGCCTTAGCGTTGCTGACATCGCTGGCGTATTTTTACGCTGGATTCAGCAAAAAGGGTTTAGGGTATTTTGGCAACTACGTCCAACCAGTGTCGTTTATGTTGCCCTTCAAGATTATTGAAGACTTCACCAAGCCTCTTTCCCTAAGCTTCCGTTTATTCGGCAACATTTTGGCTGACGAACTTGTAGTAGGTGTACTTGTATTGCTAGTACCCTTGTTTGTACCTCTGCCAGTTATGGCTTTGGGACTATTTACCAGCGCCATCCAAGCACTAATTTTTGCGACTTTAGCCGCCGCTTACATCGGTGAAGCGATGGAAGATCATGGCGAAGAGCATCATGAATGA